Proteins from a genomic interval of Thermococcus sp.:
- a CDS encoding PRC-barrel domain-containing protein — protein MVRIMASKLRDVELITDTGIRLGWVYDLSFDEETGEILVIVAEPDEDLDTSEFVTDHEGLLLIPVSAVKSIGEVIIIDTNKLAIRSKLKRLPKPAPTRSRGTLEGGLKKKN, from the coding sequence ATGGTCAGAATAATGGCATCTAAGCTTAGAGATGTTGAGCTCATAACTGACACGGGAATAAGACTTGGGTGGGTTTACGACTTAAGCTTTGACGAGGAAACGGGTGAAATCCTCGTGATAGTCGCTGAACCAGATGAAGACCTTGACACGAGTGAATTCGTTACGGACCACGAGGGGCTCCTTCTGATTCCCGTAAGTGCCGTGAAGAGCATTGGGGAAGTCATAATTATAGACACCAACAAGCTAGCCATTCGCTCCAAGCTCAAGCGCCTTCCAAAGCCCGCCCCCACGAGGTCAAGGGGAACCCTTGAAGGGGGCCTTAAGAAGAAGAACTAA
- the pfdA gene encoding prefoldin subunit alpha encodes MVEKEIEKLAYEYQLLQAQAQLLAQNLELLTLGRDEFKAVKETLEELKKTEDEVEILVPIGAGSFLKGKITDKENAIVSVGAGYAVEKNLESAIEYLEARIKEYDEAIMKTQEALKKLEAQLGELAKKAQELQAKKA; translated from the coding sequence ATGGTGGAAAAGGAAATAGAGAAACTCGCTTACGAGTATCAGCTTCTGCAGGCACAGGCCCAGCTGTTGGCCCAGAACCTCGAGTTGCTCACCCTCGGTAGGGACGAGTTCAAGGCTGTCAAGGAGACTCTTGAGGAACTTAAAAAAACTGAGGACGAGGTTGAAATCCTCGTTCCGATTGGGGCTGGTTCGTTCCTTAAGGGCAAGATAACCGACAAAGAGAACGCTATAGTGAGCGTCGGAGCAGGCTATGCTGTTGAGAAGAACCTTGAGAGTGCAATTGAATACCTCGAGGCACGGATAAAGGAGTACGATGAAGCTATAATGAAGACCCAGGAGGCCCTTAAAAAGCTTGAAGCCCAGCTGGGCGAACTTGCAAAGAAGGCCCAAGAACTACAGGCCAAAAAGGCATGA
- a CDS encoding ATP-binding protein produces MQIAIASGKGGVGKSTITASLLYFLKDRYRLIAVDADAEAPNLGLLLGVEEWEEEREHIGAKVARINTETCVRCGICMERCPYESIYIDESGNYVVNELTCEGCNVCGLVCPVPGTITLEQARSGVIRKATTKYGFPIISAQLDVGRPESGKLVTEEKEWAKKIMEELNLEHMIVDSAAGIGCQVIASIGGADLTILIAEPTPASLSDVQRAYKVVQHFRQPAYLIINKADLNPGFTALKEWAESEGIPIIGEVPYDRAIPKSMSMLKPVVEAFPESPASKALKEIAERIAEEIIG; encoded by the coding sequence ATGCAGATAGCGATAGCGAGCGGTAAGGGTGGCGTTGGAAAGAGCACGATAACGGCTTCCCTCCTCTACTTCCTGAAGGACAGATACAGGCTTATCGCGGTTGATGCCGACGCTGAGGCACCTAACCTAGGTCTGCTCCTTGGCGTAGAGGAGTGGGAGGAGGAGAGGGAGCACATAGGTGCAAAGGTTGCCAGAATAAACACCGAGACCTGCGTCCGCTGTGGAATCTGTATGGAGCGCTGTCCCTACGAGAGCATTTACATCGATGAATCCGGCAACTACGTCGTCAACGAGCTCACCTGCGAGGGTTGTAACGTCTGCGGTCTCGTCTGTCCGGTTCCGGGAACGATAACCCTCGAACAGGCCCGCTCGGGTGTCATAAGGAAGGCAACCACCAAGTACGGCTTCCCCATAATCTCTGCCCAGCTCGACGTTGGAAGGCCGGAGAGCGGTAAGCTCGTTACGGAGGAGAAGGAGTGGGCCAAGAAAATCATGGAGGAGCTCAACTTAGAGCACATGATTGTTGACAGTGCCGCGGGAATCGGCTGTCAGGTTATAGCGAGCATAGGGGGGGCCGACTTGACCATACTGATTGCCGAACCGACGCCCGCTTCCCTCAGCGACGTCCAGCGCGCCTACAAGGTCGTCCAGCACTTCAGACAGCCGGCTTACCTGATAATAAACAAGGCCGATCTCAACCCCGGCTTTACTGCATTAAAGGAGTGGGCCGAAAGCGAGGGGATACCGATAATAGGTGAGGTCCCCTACGACAGGGCCATTCCAAAGAGCATGTCCATGCTCAAGCCGGTTGTTGAGGCATTCCCCGAGAGCCCTGCAAGCAAAGCCCTGAAGGAAATCGCCGAGAGAATAGCGGAGGAAATCATTGGGTGA